From Flavipsychrobacter sp., a single genomic window includes:
- a CDS encoding TlpA disulfide reductase family protein encodes MKRIFTLIVALATLTVAAQAQPGNTKMNIGDAAPELEFKNPQGETIKLSEISKKRVVLLDFWASWCGPCRHANPKLVALYNDYKDKKFKDAKKGFTIVSFSLDKDKDKWIAAIEKDGLVWPYHMSDLGGWESVGGAAYGVRFIPQAFLIGPDGKIIAKYNFAEQAAEDLKKLLK; translated from the coding sequence ATGAAAAGAATATTTACGCTAATAGTAGCATTAGCAACACTTACAGTAGCTGCACAAGCACAGCCAGGCAATACTAAAATGAACATAGGAGATGCAGCTCCTGAATTAGAGTTCAAGAACCCTCAAGGAGAGACCATTAAACTATCAGAGATCAGTAAAAAAAGAGTTGTTTTACTTGATTTTTGGGCATCTTGGTGCGGTCCTTGCCGTCATGCCAACCCGAAACTAGTAGCATTATATAATGACTATAAAGACAAAAAGTTTAAAGACGCCAAAAAAGGCTTTACAATAGTTAGTTTCTCTTTAGACAAAGACAAGGATAAATGGATAGCTGCTATCGAAAAAGATGGTTTGGTTTGGCCTTACCATATGAGTGACTTAGGTGGCTGGGAATCTGTAGGAGGAGCAGCTTATGGCGTTCGTTTTATCCCTCAAGCCTTTCTTATAGGGCCTGACGGGAAGATCATAGCAAAATATAATTTTGCCGAGCAAGCTGCAGAAGACCTAAAAAAACTACTTAAATAA
- a CDS encoding DNA polymerase III subunit gamma/tau — translation MAENYIVSARKYRPQTFDTVVGQQHITTTLKNAIKNSHLAHAYLFCGPRGVGKTTCARILAKTINCEQPTEDMEACGTCATCKSFDNHTSFNIFELDAASNNSVDDIRELVSQVRFAPQSGKYKIYIIDEVHMLSASAFNAFLKTLEEPPSYAIFILATTEKHKILPTILSRCQIFDFKRITSGDITNHLHSIATKESVVAQEAALHVMAQKSEGCMRDALSMFDRIVSFTNGMLTYSSTMEHLNLLDADFYFKLLDLMLAQDVSGVMLAFDGALEKGFEGDVVLEGIAQHLRNLLLCRDARMAKLLDVPSEHKPIYYEKANQAPPSFIISALNIVNESELSYRNANNKRLHVEMCLIRMCYLLQTIEEGEKKNDKSSVIIPSSPPVQNKYTPSLSVPVAKTEISQPASPPKEVQQAPVIENSITKAEPPSGNQVNEKPVIANKPITSQEHDSTNKSRRVRRDIMAEIDDAVNNLSDSDEEERRELTQDLVERVFADYKEKAQKGNKSMLYAQLLMMTPEVKPPDEICFVVPTDLTNTYALNQRDELLEFFSNKTGIRIRITTDLRVDENIEQTQQEVVLSTPEILDVMIEKNPNLGKLKDNLNLQIEY, via the coding sequence ATGGCAGAGAATTATATAGTATCGGCAAGGAAGTATCGCCCACAGACGTTTGACACCGTAGTGGGGCAGCAGCATATTACTACTACACTCAAGAATGCGATAAAGAATAGTCATTTGGCGCATGCATACTTGTTTTGTGGGCCTCGAGGTGTAGGTAAAACCACCTGCGCGCGTATACTAGCGAAAACTATTAACTGTGAGCAACCCACGGAGGATATGGAGGCTTGTGGTACTTGTGCTACGTGTAAAAGCTTTGACAACCATACTTCATTCAACATATTTGAATTGGATGCTGCGAGTAACAATTCTGTAGACGATATTCGCGAGTTGGTTAGCCAAGTTAGATTTGCTCCACAGTCTGGCAAATACAAGATATATATCATAGATGAGGTGCATATGTTGAGTGCCTCGGCGTTTAATGCTTTTCTTAAAACTTTGGAAGAACCGCCATCTTATGCCATATTTATATTAGCGACTACAGAAAAGCATAAGATACTCCCAACTATACTTAGCCGTTGTCAGATTTTTGATTTTAAGCGTATTACCAGTGGTGATATAACCAACCACTTACACAGTATAGCTACGAAAGAAAGTGTTGTAGCACAGGAAGCAGCTCTACATGTAATGGCTCAGAAAAGTGAGGGTTGTATGCGTGATGCTTTAAGTATGTTTGATAGGATAGTAAGTTTTACAAATGGGATGCTTACTTACAGTAGTACTATGGAGCATCTTAATTTGTTAGATGCAGATTTCTATTTTAAGTTGCTCGATTTGATGCTGGCGCAAGATGTGAGTGGAGTAATGCTTGCTTTTGATGGTGCATTGGAGAAAGGGTTTGAGGGAGATGTAGTGTTAGAGGGTATAGCACAGCATTTGCGTAATCTTCTACTCTGTAGAGATGCAAGGATGGCTAAATTATTAGATGTACCAAGCGAGCATAAGCCTATATATTACGAAAAGGCCAATCAGGCACCACCTTCTTTTATCATTTCAGCACTCAATATTGTAAACGAGAGTGAGTTAAGCTATCGAAATGCAAATAACAAAAGGCTGCATGTAGAGATGTGTTTGATTCGCATGTGCTACTTGCTACAAACAATTGAAGAGGGCGAAAAAAAAAACGATAAAAGTTCCGTAATAATCCCTTCAAGCCCACCAGTTCAAAATAAGTATACACCATCTTTATCTGTCCCTGTAGCAAAGACGGAGATATCTCAACCGGCCTCTCCACCAAAAGAGGTACAGCAAGCTCCAGTAATAGAAAATAGCATAACAAAGGCTGAACCTCCTTCTGGTAATCAGGTAAATGAAAAGCCAGTCATAGCTAACAAGCCAATTACGAGCCAAGAGCATGATAGTACCAATAAATCTCGTAGAGTAAGAAGGGATATCATGGCTGAAATAGATGATGCAGTAAACAACTTGTCTGATTCAGATGAAGAGGAGCGTAGAGAATTAACACAAGATCTTGTAGAGCGGGTTTTTGCAGACTATAAAGAAAAAGCTCAAAAAGGCAATAAAAGCATGTTGTATGCACAATTGCTTATGATGACGCCTGAAGTAAAGCCACCTGATGAAATATGTTTCGTTGTTCCTACTGATCTGACCAATACTTATGCACTCAATCAAAGAGATGAGCTATTGGAATTTTTTTCCAATAAAACCGGCATAAGAATTCGTATTACTACCGATCTGAGGGTAGACGAGAACATAGAGCAAACACAACAAGAGGTTGTTTTAAGTACTCCAGAGATATTGGATGTTATGATAGAAAAAAATCCCAATCTGGGTAAACTAAAGGATAACCTTAATCTTCAAATAGAGTATTGA
- the tpiA gene encoding triose-phosphate isomerase encodes MRKKIVAGNWKMNQNLAEGQTLVNDIINGLPTLTDTKQVVICPPYLNIALTVAQTNNAAHISTGAQNCHEKASGAYTGEISAPMLAHLGVSYVIIGHSERREYFNESNEQLAQKVDVALSNNLQVIFCCGESLEIRDANEQNSFVEKQIKESLFHLGEEQMKNVVIAYEPIWAIGTGRTASSEQAQEIHAHIRSVLAGKYGETIANDTTILYGGSCKPSNANELFACPDVDGGLIGGAALKAEDFLGIINAMMAN; translated from the coding sequence ATGCGTAAAAAAATAGTAGCAGGTAACTGGAAAATGAATCAAAATCTTGCTGAAGGACAAACTTTAGTTAACGATATCATTAACGGCTTACCTACCCTTACAGATACTAAGCAAGTAGTTATATGCCCACCATACTTAAACATAGCGCTTACTGTAGCACAAACCAATAATGCAGCGCATATAAGTACAGGAGCACAAAACTGTCACGAAAAAGCATCTGGAGCATACACTGGTGAAATATCGGCACCCATGCTAGCGCACTTGGGGGTAAGCTATGTGATCATAGGCCACTCTGAGCGTCGTGAATACTTCAATGAAAGCAACGAACAATTGGCTCAAAAAGTAGATGTTGCCTTATCAAACAATCTACAAGTTATCTTTTGTTGTGGAGAGTCTCTTGAAATAAGGGATGCTAATGAGCAAAATAGCTTTGTAGAAAAACAAATAAAAGAAAGCCTTTTCCACCTTGGCGAAGAGCAAATGAAAAATGTTGTTATTGCCTACGAGCCTATTTGGGCTATTGGTACAGGTCGTACGGCAAGCTCTGAGCAAGCTCAGGAAATACATGCTCATATCCGTTCGGTATTAGCAGGAAAATATGGTGAAACTATAGCAAATGATACTACAATATTATATGGCGGTAGCTGTAAACCAAGCAATGCCAATGAGCTTTTTGCTTGCCCAGACGTAGATGGAGGGTTGATTGGTGGTGCTGCCTTAAAAGCTGAAGACTTCCTTGGTATTATTAACGCAATGATGGCAAATTAA
- a CDS encoding porin family protein has translation MSTEGITFAQSNYYIEEQRTFYGGAVVGANFSQIDGDNFAGYRKIGLNAGGIIYTNIAPKVAASMEILYSQRGARAHKNQVSNTKQYLITDYTIDLHYAEVPLQIHYYDKRKSHFGGGFSYSQLIGSDEKATTSNTAFNDTANLNNFSFRKFDVNFIVGGNLHLVKGLYLNVRFQYSLLPVRTAIHPEFGRAEQYSNMWVMRLMYLFD, from the coding sequence GTGAGTACAGAGGGGATAACATTTGCACAGAGCAACTATTATATAGAAGAACAGCGTACTTTTTATGGTGGAGCGGTAGTAGGTGCTAACTTTTCACAAATAGATGGAGATAATTTTGCAGGCTATAGAAAGATAGGTCTCAATGCTGGTGGTATTATCTACACTAATATAGCGCCCAAAGTAGCCGCTAGTATGGAGATACTATATTCTCAAAGAGGAGCTAGAGCGCATAAAAATCAAGTATCCAATACCAAACAGTATTTAATAACTGACTATACTATTGATCTGCACTATGCCGAAGTGCCTTTACAAATACACTATTACGATAAGCGTAAAAGTCATTTTGGAGGAGGCTTTTCTTATTCTCAATTAATAGGTTCAGACGAAAAAGCTACTACAAGTAATACCGCGTTCAATGATACTGCTAACCTGAATAACTTTAGTTTCAGAAAATTTGATGTGAATTTTATTGTAGGGGGCAATCTGCATCTGGTAAAGGGCTTGTATTTAAATGTTCGTTTCCAATACTCTTTATTACCTGTAAGAACGGCAATACACCCTGAGTTTGGTAGAGCTGAACAGTATAGCAATATGTGGGTAATGAGATTAATGTATTTATTTGACTAA
- a CDS encoding MBL fold metallo-hydrolase, whose protein sequence is MLKVTFLGTGTSQGVPVIACKCDICLSNNPKDSRLRSSILIQSDNTTIVIDTGPDFRYQMLRAKVEQLDAIVYTHGHKDHVAGLDDVRAYNFFMGKPMQIFANEETQEVLRREFEYVFNNRSYPGIPQIDLNTINGQDSFTIGDITITPIKVMHYKMEVLGFRINDFTYITDANYIAENELEKIKGSSTLVLNALRLEKHISHFTLEEAIAIAQQIAPENTYFTHISHQLGLHDAISEQLPVNISLAYDGLTLHL, encoded by the coding sequence ATGCTCAAAGTCACATTTCTTGGAACCGGAACCTCTCAAGGCGTGCCTGTAATAGCATGCAAATGTGATATATGTTTATCTAACAACCCGAAAGACAGCCGTCTTCGGTCTTCTATACTCATACAGTCTGACAACACTACTATTGTTATCGACACAGGTCCCGACTTTAGATATCAAATGCTTAGGGCTAAAGTAGAGCAGTTGGATGCAATAGTGTATACACATGGGCATAAAGACCATGTTGCGGGGCTTGATGATGTTAGAGCATATAATTTCTTCATGGGGAAGCCAATGCAAATATTTGCTAATGAAGAGACGCAAGAGGTGCTTCGTAGAGAGTTTGAATATGTATTTAATAATAGATCCTACCCTGGCATTCCTCAAATTGACTTAAATACAATTAACGGTCAAGATAGCTTCACTATTGGCGATATCACTATTACTCCAATAAAAGTGATGCACTATAAAATGGAGGTACTTGGCTTTAGGATCAATGATTTCACCTATATCACCGATGCTAATTATATAGCAGAAAACGAACTGGAGAAAATAAAAGGAAGTAGCACCTTAGTATTAAATGCCTTGAGGCTAGAAAAGCATATATCACACTTCACACTGGAAGAGGCCATAGCTATAGCTCAGCAAATAGCTCCAGAAAATACATACTTCACGCATATTAGCCACCAATTAGGGCTTCATGATGCTATATCAGAACAACTACCGGTTAATATTTCGTTGGCATATGACGGATTAACCCTCCATTTATGA
- a CDS encoding outer membrane beta-barrel protein → MLLASTVFAQRVEMANGDKTFYGGLVFGANFSTVEGDNYGGFHKVGINGGATVYVKLLGSFYGNVEILYSQKGSRGVKTVSSIYTGQGVERYFLDLNYVEIPLIINYFYNDKWHGGLGVSYSQLINSKEDAYAAQPVYLKEDPSSFKSSDMNLLLNLGYQFGRSLYLNARYGYSLSTIRDPQRVPVGFGNGSNQFNSLFSLRLMYLFP, encoded by the coding sequence GTGCTTTTAGCAAGTACTGTATTTGCTCAAAGAGTAGAGATGGCCAATGGCGATAAAACCTTCTATGGTGGTTTGGTCTTCGGAGCTAATTTCTCTACTGTTGAAGGGGATAACTATGGCGGCTTTCATAAAGTAGGTATAAACGGCGGAGCTACAGTGTATGTAAAGTTGTTGGGTTCTTTTTATGGTAATGTAGAGATATTATACAGTCAGAAGGGTAGTAGAGGCGTTAAAACGGTAAGTTCTATATATACAGGTCAGGGAGTAGAAAGGTATTTTTTAGACTTAAACTATGTAGAGATACCCTTGATCATTAACTATTTCTATAATGATAAATGGCATGGAGGCTTAGGAGTTAGCTATTCCCAGTTGATAAACTCTAAAGAGGATGCTTATGCTGCCCAGCCGGTATATTTAAAGGAAGACCCTTCTTCTTTTAAGAGTTCAGATATGAATCTCTTGCTTAACCTCGGTTATCAGTTTGGTAGAAGTCTATATTTAAATGCCAGATACGGATATTCTTTGTCTACTATTCGTGACCCGCAAAGAGTTCCTGTTGGTTTTGGAAATGGGAGCAACCAGTTTAATAGCCTTTTTAGCTTGAGGCTAATGTATTTATTTCCCTAA
- a CDS encoding mechanosensitive ion channel family protein yields MEIDKIDDIVLEKLTTWANDTINILPDIALAAITLVIGLFLSKLIKKGSSKLINRMSQQQTVNNLFVSFVYIVAIGITIFSTLSILKLDKAVTSILAGAGIIGLALAFAFQDIAANFISGIFMSFRRPLHIGDIVKVQDYMGKVEDVTLRDTVLLTFQGQRVIIPNRQVFQNPIENYSLLGKRRMDLFVGVSYGEDLQKVKDIVLEAVKKVSVRTNDEITFFYSEFADSSINFEVRIWINNPNQPVWLQGRSEAIMHIKEAFNKNDITIPFPIRTLDFGIKGGEKLSEMDIKMSNTKTIDS; encoded by the coding sequence ATGGAAATAGATAAGATAGACGACATTGTTCTGGAAAAGCTGACCACTTGGGCAAATGACACCATTAATATCTTGCCCGATATTGCGTTAGCAGCTATCACTCTTGTTATAGGACTTTTCCTTTCTAAGTTGATAAAGAAGGGGTCGTCTAAGCTGATCAACAGAATGTCTCAACAACAAACAGTCAATAACCTGTTTGTTTCCTTTGTATACATAGTCGCCATTGGCATTACTATATTTAGCACCCTTAGCATCCTTAAACTTGACAAAGCAGTCACATCAATATTAGCCGGTGCCGGTATTATTGGTTTGGCACTTGCCTTTGCATTTCAAGATATCGCCGCCAATTTTATATCGGGCATTTTCATGTCTTTCAGACGCCCCTTACATATCGGGGATATTGTAAAAGTGCAAGACTATATGGGTAAAGTCGAGGATGTAACTCTAAGAGATACTGTTCTTCTTACATTTCAAGGACAAAGAGTAATAATACCCAATAGGCAAGTTTTCCAAAACCCAATAGAAAACTACTCCTTACTAGGCAAAAGAAGAATGGATCTTTTTGTGGGAGTATCTTATGGAGAAGACCTGCAAAAAGTAAAAGACATAGTACTTGAAGCCGTTAAGAAAGTATCCGTAAGAACCAATGATGAGATTACTTTCTTCTACAGCGAATTTGCAGATAGTTCCATAAATTTTGAAGTAAGGATATGGATCAATAATCCTAACCAGCCAGTATGGCTACAAGGTAGAAGTGAAGCGATCATGCACATCAAAGAAGCTTTTAACAAAAATGATATTACCATCCCATTCCCAATACGCACACTTGACTTTGGCATTAAAGGCGGTGAGAAGCTATCGGAAATGGATATAAAAATGAGCAATACAAAAACAATAGATAGTTAA
- a CDS encoding MlaD family protein: MSSKKRNWISTLLLIAVAVSGYFIYQNSYWVTDYYQYRVYYPDIYGLLPSDPVYLKGVKVGRVSKIEYRGQENILVTMSISKDIPIQENTIAQLSASGLQGSKHIKLLLDSVTEKTLAHQSELIAQYDTTVIQTSTLINPMIASAKYYVRSLDSSLSNINEAMKDGAAKKIKNDIVTLRNNFYTFSQNTNTLKEQGDDILHQLAAFKTSSDEVAASIDSFNASIKTTSKTFTELSKTTIKKDLAELSKNIRSFSKAIKEIKNDSSFNQLIADKKLYTTAAGKLDTIQGKIQEAKDDPKPISILGK, translated from the coding sequence ATGAGTAGTAAAAAAAGAAACTGGATAAGTACTTTACTATTAATAGCTGTAGCTGTTAGTGGCTATTTTATCTATCAAAACAGCTATTGGGTCACAGACTATTATCAGTATCGTGTTTACTATCCTGACATATATGGCCTACTACCTTCCGACCCTGTATATCTAAAAGGTGTAAAGGTAGGTAGGGTATCTAAAATAGAATATAGAGGGCAAGAGAATATACTTGTAACAATGTCTATATCTAAGGATATTCCTATTCAAGAAAATACTATCGCTCAATTATCTGCATCAGGCCTACAAGGCAGTAAACATATCAAGCTACTTTTAGATAGTGTTACAGAAAAGACATTAGCACACCAGTCTGAATTAATAGCACAGTACGATACTACTGTTATTCAAACCTCTACTTTAATCAACCCGATGATTGCTTCGGCAAAATATTATGTCCGCTCATTAGACTCTTCTTTATCAAATATAAATGAGGCGATGAAAGACGGTGCTGCCAAAAAGATCAAGAACGATATAGTGACGTTAAGGAATAACTTTTACACCTTTTCACAAAACACCAACACACTAAAAGAACAAGGAGACGATATTCTCCATCAACTAGCGGCTTTTAAAACTAGTTCGGATGAAGTAGCTGCAAGTATTGACAGCTTTAATGCTAGTATAAAGACAACTAGCAAAACATTCACAGAGCTTTCAAAAACTACTATCAAAAAAGACCTTGCCGAACTAAGTAAGAATATCAGAAGTTTTTCAAAAGCAATAAAAGAGATAAAAAACGACAGTAGTTTCAACCAACTAATTGCTGACAAAAAACTTTACACTACTGCAGCGGGCAAGCTGGACACAATACAAGGTAAGATACAAGAGGCAAAAGACGACCCTAAGCCTATCAGCATTTTAGGGAAATAA
- a CDS encoding type B 50S ribosomal protein L31: MKKGIHPEEYRLVVFKDMSNDYGFLTRSTTPTKETIVWEDGNEYPLVKVEISHKSHPFYTGKSVFVDTAGRIEKFKKRYAKK, encoded by the coding sequence ATGAAAAAAGGAATACATCCTGAAGAGTACCGCTTAGTAGTATTTAAAGACATGTCAAACGACTATGGTTTCTTGACTCGTTCTACTACTCCAACAAAAGAAACTATTGTTTGGGAAGATGGTAATGAATATCCACTTGTAAAAGTCGAGATATCTCACAAGTCTCACCCTTTCTATACAGGTAAGTCTGTATTTGTGGATACAGCTGGTCGTATCGAGAAGTTCAAAAAGCGTTACGCGAAGAAGTAG
- a CDS encoding GlmU family protein, with protein MTIILFDDETRYQLLPFTHTRPIADIRCGIMTMRERWEHFFKQESGSLTEEYLQEVYPTNASTDNLFINGSVFATQELYEQINSLSAGQQLLQGDLIIAARVDDSALSFNNGIHIDTNIESIAHQGEITRLKHIWDIFKLNGAAITNDFALLTKGRKSQTIPEDVTVRSADNIFIEEGANIAAGCIINATTGPIYIGKNAEILEGVLMRGPIAVCEHAALKMGAKIYADTTIGSGCKVGGENSNVVYFANSNKGHDGYLGNAVIGEWCNLGADTNCSNLKNNYDTIKIWDEHNNKSIQTGETFCGLLMGDHSKCGINTMFNTGTVVGVSANIYGGSFPEKFIPSFAWGGSEGMTSYRLERALETADRMMARRKRSLNEKERKMYQYIFDHTQSQRDTFANG; from the coding sequence ATGACAATTATACTATTCGACGACGAAACTCGTTACCAACTTCTACCATTTACACATACACGACCAATAGCAGATATTCGTTGTGGAATCATGACAATGCGCGAACGTTGGGAACATTTCTTCAAACAAGAATCAGGATCTTTAACTGAAGAATACCTCCAAGAAGTATACCCTACTAATGCTTCTACCGACAACCTGTTCATCAACGGAAGCGTTTTTGCTACACAGGAACTATACGAACAAATAAATTCCCTTTCAGCAGGTCAACAACTACTACAAGGAGACCTTATAATAGCAGCACGTGTAGATGACTCTGCCTTGTCATTTAATAACGGCATCCATATTGACACTAATATTGAAAGCATTGCGCATCAAGGTGAAATAACTAGACTTAAGCATATCTGGGATATATTCAAGCTTAATGGTGCTGCTATCACCAACGATTTTGCACTCCTAACTAAAGGTCGAAAAAGCCAAACAATACCTGAAGATGTAACCGTAAGAAGTGCTGATAATATATTTATAGAAGAAGGAGCCAACATAGCGGCAGGATGCATTATCAATGCGACAACAGGGCCTATATATATAGGCAAAAATGCAGAAATACTGGAAGGCGTTTTAATGCGAGGTCCTATTGCAGTATGTGAACATGCAGCATTAAAAATGGGGGCTAAAATTTATGCTGACACTACCATTGGTTCAGGCTGCAAAGTAGGTGGAGAAAATAGCAATGTTGTCTATTTTGCTAACAGTAATAAGGGGCATGATGGCTACTTGGGAAATGCTGTAATTGGCGAATGGTGTAACCTCGGTGCAGACACCAATTGCTCCAACCTGAAAAACAACTACGACACCATCAAAATATGGGATGAACATAATAACAAGTCCATACAAACCGGAGAAACTTTCTGTGGTTTACTAATGGGAGATCATTCTAAATGTGGTATCAATACCATGTTTAACACCGGGACAGTAGTAGGTGTTTCTGCCAATATATATGGTGGTAGTTTCCCCGAAAAATTTATTCCTTCATTTGCATGGGGAGGTAGCGAAGGTATGACCAGCTATAGACTGGAAAGAGCTTTGGAGACAGCGGATAGAATGATGGCTAGAAGAAAAAGAAGCCTTAATGAAAAGGAGCGAAAAATGTATCAATATATATTTGACCATACTCAATCGCAAAGAGACACCTTTGCTAATGGATAA